CTTAGCAGCATACAGTCGATGCACCATTTCAGTGGGTACAAAGGTGTCGCTACTGCCATGAATAAAAAGCATGGGATATGGGCACTTTTTCACCTGATTCAAAGCAGATGCCTCACCAAAGCTCCACCCATAGCGCAATTTGCACAGCATACTGGTAGTGTACATCAGCGGGAAGGCTGGCAAGCCAAACTGATTTCTCAGTTCACCTGCGAACTCATCCCAAACGCTTGTGTATCCGCAATCATCTACAAAACGAATATCCTTGACAGCTTTTGGCATTGCTTCTGCCGACAGCATCATCGTTGTAGCACCACCCATTGACACGCCATGCACTACCATCGTATCAGCGCTGAAGATAGAAAGCCATCTTAGCATATCCTTTCTGTCAAGCCATCCCATCTGAATGGCATCGCCATCACTCAAGCCGTGAGCATGGATGTCGGGAACCACAACATTGTAGCCCAACTCTTTTTCATAAAGACGTGCCAGGAACAAGAAGTCGATGCTGCAATTCCGCCAACCATGCAAGATGAGCGCAGTTCTGTTGCTTCCCCTATTAACGAAAAATGCATGATGCCGCTCACCCGTTGGCATTGTCACGAATGTATCCTTTAGAGCCTCAACTTGTCGCAGACTGTCCACCCAAGGTCGAGTTTCCGGATATTGCTCGAACAATCTATGGAAACGAGCTGTGGTATCTGTTCGATTCTGAGTAGGTGAAAGAGAATAATCCAACATATAGACCCCACCACCGATGGTAGCCACTATTATAACCATCAACAGTCCGAACAAACTCCAAACGATAATCTTCTTCATAATACTTTATTATTAATTAGGTGCAAATATACAAATATTATTTATATTCTCTGCAAAAGGAGGAATGATTAACGCCATTGCCTCGATGAGACAATGGCGTCATAGCATGGTAAAATATATGGACAATTACTTTTTTACCTTATACAGACGGAACGACATGGCAGGAAGATTATCGTTCAGCACAGTCTGCTTTTTCTTGCCAGTTGTAGTACAATTGACGGTGCTGCTCACAGGTACAATCTTATTGGGATTGCTAAGAGTATTCTCATCGTCCATCGATCCGCTATGCTGCAAGGTCAATG
The sequence above is a segment of the Prevotella sp. E9-3 genome. Coding sequences within it:
- a CDS encoding alpha/beta hydrolase — translated: MKKIIVWSLFGLLMVIIVATIGGGVYMLDYSLSPTQNRTDTTARFHRLFEQYPETRPWVDSLRQVEALKDTFVTMPTGERHHAFFVNRGSNRTALILHGWRNCSIDFLFLARLYEKELGYNVVVPDIHAHGLSDGDAIQMGWLDRKDMLRWLSIFSADTMVVHGVSMGGATTMMLSAEAMPKAVKDIRFVDDCGYTSVWDEFAGELRNQFGLPAFPLMYTTSMLCKLRYGWSFGEASALNQVKKCPYPMLFIHGSSDTFVPTEMVHRLYAAKPSNKELWITEGAEHALSYKLYKDDYLQKIKDFCNR